Proteins encoded together in one Nostoc sp. PCC 7524 window:
- a CDS encoding cobyrinate a,c-diamide synthase — MALVIAGERSGVGKTTVTLTLLASLCRRGAVVQSFKVGPDYIDPMFHTYVTGRPCRNLDPVLTSEAYVQQCFTHHHQKSEYALVEGVMGLFDGVKGTGDWGLGTGEENSISTDFASTAHIARLLDLPVALVIDCSRLSGSVAAIAHGYCSFDPRIKIAGLVLNRVGSDRHLSLLKDALKPLQLPILGVLRRQDNITIPDRHLGLIPTEELPELDAVITRLADLGDTCFDWHHLLPLLKTEHTENKLKLSPPSPPTSPSPPTPQRHLLQVGIAAQCSGSSPLPTPPSLKIAVARDRAFNFYYQDNLDILQNLGAELVFWSPLADTELPQGVQGMYFGGGFPEVFAQQLATNSNARHTVKQAILAGMPTIAECGGLMYLCEQIVDFEGKSWPMVGILPTSATMDKKLTLGYRRAVALQNSLLVNAGTNLYGHEFHRSHVISHSEQSLFTTYRYDMEENLGCEGWCLPINVHASYIHLHWGNSLEIPHRFLQKCRKITSRTA, encoded by the coding sequence ATGGCTTTAGTGATTGCTGGGGAACGGAGTGGGGTAGGTAAGACAACAGTTACACTGACACTATTAGCATCTTTATGTCGGCGTGGTGCGGTGGTGCAGTCTTTCAAAGTCGGCCCAGACTACATTGATCCGATGTTTCATACCTATGTTACAGGTCGCCCCTGCCGCAATTTAGACCCAGTATTAACTTCAGAAGCATACGTTCAGCAGTGTTTTACTCATCATCACCAAAAAAGTGAATATGCCTTAGTAGAAGGGGTGATGGGGTTGTTTGATGGGGTAAAGGGAACTGGGGATTGGGGACTGGGGACTGGGGAAGAAAACTCAATCAGCACTGACTTTGCTAGTACGGCGCACATTGCACGTTTGTTAGATTTGCCTGTGGCGTTGGTGATTGATTGTAGCCGCTTGTCTGGTTCTGTAGCAGCGATCGCTCACGGTTATTGTTCCTTTGATCCTAGAATTAAAATTGCTGGTTTAGTGCTAAATCGTGTAGGTAGCGATCGCCATCTCTCCCTCCTCAAAGATGCCCTTAAACCTCTACAGTTACCCATTCTGGGCGTGCTACGTCGTCAAGATAACATCACAATTCCTGATCGTCATTTAGGCTTAATCCCCACGGAAGAACTCCCCGAACTAGATGCTGTCATAACTCGCCTTGCCGATTTAGGAGATACTTGCTTTGACTGGCATCATTTATTACCTCTATTAAAAACTGAACATACAGAAAACAAATTAAAATTATCTCCCCCATCTCCCCCCACCTCCCCATCTCCCCCCACTCCCCAACGCCACTTGCTACAAGTCGGCATAGCCGCCCAATGCAGTGGCTCCTCCCCACTCCCCACTCCCCCATCTCTAAAGATTGCCGTAGCACGCGATCGCGCTTTTAATTTCTACTATCAAGACAATCTGGATATACTGCAAAATTTGGGGGCGGAATTAGTCTTTTGGAGTCCTTTAGCAGATACGGAATTACCCCAAGGCGTGCAGGGGATGTATTTTGGTGGCGGTTTTCCAGAGGTATTCGCTCAACAACTAGCAACCAACAGCAACGCCCGTCATACTGTCAAACAAGCGATTCTGGCAGGAATGCCTACCATTGCTGAGTGTGGAGGATTAATGTATTTGTGTGAGCAAATCGTTGATTTTGAGGGTAAATCTTGGCCGATGGTGGGAATATTGCCCACATCTGCCACAATGGATAAAAAACTGACTTTAGGTTATCGTCGTGCTGTAGCTTTGCAAAATAGCCTATTAGTAAATGCAGGGACAAATCTTTATGGGCATGAGTTCCATCGTTCTCATGTAATCTCACATTCTGAGCAGTCTTTATTTACTACTTATCGCTATGATATGGAGGAAAATTTGGGATGTGAGGGCTGGTGTTTACCGATAAATGTTCATGCTTCTTATATTCATCTGCATTGGGGAAATAGTCTAGAGATTCCCCACAGGTTCCTGCAAAAATGTCGGAAAATTACGAGTCGTACAGCGTAA
- a CDS encoding DUF6679 family protein has protein sequence MKSILETYLDQEIWILIRDKWYFAKIIRVWDDLLWFKHRTHNKDTEEDTLWEMVVKINEVVAIDKVISVVSRKPDVFMARLQETDQPTNNHQQEHES, from the coding sequence GTGAAATCTATTCTAGAAACGTACCTAGACCAAGAAATCTGGATACTGATCCGAGATAAATGGTATTTCGCCAAAATTATTCGGGTTTGGGACGATTTGTTGTGGTTTAAACACAGAACTCACAACAAAGATACAGAGGAAGATACTTTGTGGGAAATGGTTGTCAAAATTAATGAAGTTGTTGCCATTGATAAAGTGATATCAGTTGTGAGTAGAAAACCTGATGTGTTTATGGCACGACTACAAGAAACTGATCAACCTACCAATAATCATCAACAAGAACATGAAAGTTGA
- the nblS gene encoding two-component system sensor histidine kinase NblS, producing MLALLKTIREAIANWWSEFTLQTKLLAVATLVVSLVMSGLTFWAVNTIQQDARMNDTRFGRDLGLLLAANVTPLVADHNLTEVAKFSQRFYGSTSSIRYMLYADETGKIYFGIPFWEPEVENSLTIERRIQLPDDYSGEVEKPMVRQHMTPDGAVTDVFIPLIVDKKYLGILAIGINPNQTSVISTNFTRDVTIAVFITIWVMVILAGVINALTITKPIKELLVGVKQIAAGNFKQRIDLPLGGELGELIFNFNEMAERLERYEEQNIEELTAEKAKLETLVSTIADGAVLIDNNMQVILVNPTARHIFAWEGKDDVVGGNVLHYLPPVVQMEITKPLYEMAAGERESAEFRIPLNQPIKRTIRILLTTVLNLQRESIKGIAITVQDITREVELNEAKSQFISNVSHELRTPLFNIKSFIETLHDYGEDLSLEERREFLQTVNNETDRLTRLVNDVLDLSKLESGKTYNFDGVDLAQAIEQTLRTYQLNARDKGIEIIQDVAPSLPLVVGNYDLLLQVLANLVGNALKFTPSGGKVAIRAYKLDIKPTAHNKPAQVRVEVADTGIGIAPEDQQAIFDRFFRVENRVHTLEGTGLGLSIVRNIIERHHSQVHLVSEVSVGTTFWFDLTLVE from the coding sequence ATGCTGGCGCTGTTAAAAACAATTCGAGAAGCGATCGCCAACTGGTGGTCAGAATTCACTCTCCAAACTAAACTGTTGGCTGTTGCCACTTTGGTGGTTTCTTTGGTGATGAGTGGTCTAACTTTCTGGGCGGTGAATACCATTCAGCAAGATGCCCGGATGAATGATACCCGCTTTGGGCGGGATCTGGGACTTTTACTGGCTGCTAACGTTACCCCCCTAGTAGCTGATCACAATCTCACAGAGGTAGCTAAATTTTCTCAACGCTTTTATGGCAGCACCTCTAGTATTCGCTATATGCTCTACGCGGATGAAACTGGGAAAATCTATTTTGGCATTCCTTTCTGGGAACCAGAGGTGGAAAACTCCCTGACAATTGAGCGACGGATACAACTCCCTGACGATTACTCAGGAGAAGTGGAAAAACCAATGGTGCGGCAACACATGACCCCAGATGGGGCTGTGACCGATGTGTTTATTCCCTTGATTGTCGATAAAAAATACTTAGGTATCTTAGCGATCGGCATCAACCCCAACCAAACATCTGTCATCTCGACTAATTTCACCCGTGATGTCACTATTGCTGTGTTCATCACTATTTGGGTGATGGTGATTTTAGCTGGAGTGATCAACGCTTTAACTATTACCAAGCCCATTAAAGAACTACTGGTAGGTGTCAAACAAATCGCTGCCGGGAATTTCAAGCAACGCATCGACTTACCTCTAGGTGGTGAACTAGGAGAGTTAATTTTTAACTTCAATGAAATGGCAGAACGCCTAGAACGCTATGAAGAACAAAATATTGAAGAGTTAACAGCAGAAAAAGCCAAGCTAGAAACCCTAGTTTCTACGATCGCCGATGGTGCTGTTTTAATTGACAACAATATGCAGGTGATTTTAGTCAACCCCACAGCCCGGCATATTTTTGCCTGGGAAGGTAAGGATGATGTAGTTGGTGGCAATGTTTTACATTACTTACCGCCGGTGGTGCAAATGGAAATCACCAAACCTTTGTACGAAATGGCAGCCGGAGAACGAGAAAGTGCTGAGTTTCGTATTCCTCTCAATCAACCGATTAAGCGCACCATCCGCATCCTATTGACAACGGTACTCAATCTCCAACGGGAAAGTATCAAAGGTATTGCCATCACTGTCCAAGATATCACCCGCGAGGTGGAACTTAACGAAGCCAAAAGCCAATTTATTAGTAACGTTTCCCACGAACTCCGCACACCTTTATTTAACATCAAATCGTTTATTGAAACTCTGCACGACTACGGCGAAGATTTGAGTTTAGAAGAAAGACGGGAATTTCTGCAAACGGTGAACAATGAAACCGATCGCTTAACTCGTTTGGTTAATGATGTTTTAGACTTATCGAAGCTAGAATCTGGCAAGACTTATAACTTCGATGGCGTAGATTTAGCCCAAGCAATTGAACAAACACTGCGGACATACCAACTCAACGCTAGAGATAAAGGTATTGAAATAATTCAGGACGTTGCTCCTAGCTTGCCCCTAGTTGTAGGAAATTATGATTTGTTGCTGCAAGTCTTAGCTAATCTAGTTGGTAATGCCTTAAAATTCACTCCATCTGGTGGCAAAGTCGCAATTCGTGCCTATAAATTAGATATCAAACCCACTGCTCATAATAAGCCCGCTCAAGTGCGAGTAGAAGTTGCTGATACTGGTATTGGTATCGCCCCAGAAGACCAACAGGCAATTTTTGACCGCTTTTTCCGTGTAGAAAACCGAGTTCACACCCTCGAAGGCACAGGTTTAGGTTTATCAATTGTGAGAAACATCATAGAAAGGCACCACAGTCAAGTACATCTGGTGAGCGAGGTTAGCGTAGGTACTACTTTTTGGTTTGACTTAACTTTGGTTGAGTGA
- a CDS encoding glutamate-5-semialdehyde dehydrogenase: MTTLEVASSLTAIAQQTRQAASKLALLSTEVKNQAIAAISQALESAQDEILQANIADCEAATVAGIAKPLYKRLQLDEHKLRDAIAGVRDVGKLADPVGQVQIHRELDAGLVLKRITCPLGVLGIIFEARPEAAIQIVSLAIKSGNGVILKCGKEAVLSCEAIVKAIKQGLSKTAVSPDVVQLLTTREETIELLKLDKYVDLIIPRGSNSFVQFVQENTRIPVLGHADGICHLYIDKAADIAKAVNITVDAKIQYPAACNAIETLLVHQAIAAGFLPKVAEALQAIDVELRGDERTLNVLPNIAAATATDWETEYSDLILAVKVVDSLEEAIAHINSYGSRHTDGIVTEDLATVETFFGLVNAAGVFHNCSTRFADGFRYGFGAEVGISTQQMPPRGPVGLEGLVTYKYQLIGNGHIVATYTGANAKAFTHQDLE; the protein is encoded by the coding sequence ATGACTACTCTTGAAGTTGCTTCTTCCCTGACTGCTATTGCCCAACAAACCCGCCAAGCTGCTAGTAAACTGGCGCTGCTGTCTACTGAGGTGAAAAACCAAGCGATCGCGGCGATCTCCCAAGCTTTAGAATCGGCTCAGGATGAAATATTACAAGCGAATATTGCTGATTGTGAGGCGGCGACGGTAGCGGGAATTGCCAAACCGCTTTATAAACGCTTGCAGTTAGATGAACATAAATTAAGAGATGCGATCGCTGGGGTGCGGGATGTTGGTAAGCTAGCTGATCCTGTGGGACAAGTCCAAATTCATCGTGAACTTGATGCTGGCTTGGTTCTCAAGCGGATTACTTGCCCTTTGGGTGTGTTAGGGATTATTTTTGAAGCACGCCCAGAGGCAGCAATTCAAATTGTCTCTTTGGCGATTAAGTCGGGGAATGGTGTAATTCTCAAATGTGGTAAGGAAGCTGTTCTCTCTTGTGAGGCGATAGTCAAAGCGATTAAACAGGGTTTATCTAAAACTGCGGTAAGTCCTGATGTTGTACAGTTACTCACAACTAGAGAAGAAACTATTGAACTTTTAAAGTTAGATAAATATGTAGATTTAATTATTCCTAGAGGTTCTAATTCTTTTGTGCAGTTTGTCCAAGAAAATACCCGCATTCCGGTTTTAGGTCATGCTGATGGAATTTGTCATTTATATATAGATAAAGCTGCTGATATTGCTAAAGCTGTAAATATTACTGTTGATGCCAAGATTCAATATCCTGCTGCTTGTAATGCTATTGAAACTTTGTTGGTTCACCAAGCAATTGCGGCGGGATTTTTGCCCAAAGTAGCTGAAGCTTTACAGGCAATTGATGTAGAATTAAGAGGTGATGAACGCACTTTAAATGTATTACCTAATATTGCTGCTGCCACAGCCACAGATTGGGAAACAGAATACAGTGATTTGATTTTAGCGGTGAAAGTTGTAGACTCTTTAGAAGAGGCGATCGCTCATATTAACTCATACGGTTCTCGTCACACAGATGGCATTGTCACCGAAGATTTAGCCACAGTAGAAACATTCTTTGGCTTAGTAAATGCTGCCGGAGTTTTTCATAATTGTTCTACAAGATTTGCTGATGGTTTCCGCTATGGCTTTGGTGCAGAAGTGGGGATTAGTACGCAACAAATGCCACCCCGCGGCCCTGTTGGTTTAGAGGGATTGGTAACATATAAGTATCAACTAATCGGTAATGGACATATTGTCGCCACCTACACAGGAGCAAATGCTAAAGCTTTTACTCATCAGGATTTAGAGTAA
- a CDS encoding histidine triad nucleotide-binding protein, whose protein sequence is MSETTETIFSKIIRREIPANIVYEDDLALAFKDIHPQAPVHILVIPKQPIPKLADATPDDATLLGHLLLTVKRVAEEAGLQDGYRVVINTGNDGGQTVYHLHLHILGGRQMAWPPG, encoded by the coding sequence ATGAGTGAAACCACAGAGACAATTTTCAGCAAAATCATCCGTCGGGAAATTCCAGCCAATATCGTTTATGAGGATGACTTAGCCCTGGCTTTCAAAGACATCCACCCCCAAGCACCTGTACATATTCTGGTGATTCCCAAACAGCCAATTCCCAAACTAGCTGATGCTACACCTGACGATGCAACTTTATTGGGTCATCTTTTGTTAACCGTCAAGCGTGTGGCTGAAGAAGCAGGACTCCAAGATGGCTATCGTGTTGTGATCAACACGGGTAATGATGGTGGTCAAACTGTTTACCACTTACATCTGCACATCTTGGGAGGACGACAGATGGCTTGGCCTCCTGGTTGA
- a CDS encoding GNAT family N-acetyltransferase has protein sequence MKQKDLSSPPGCTFRKATSGDKASIRWLVFSAILDPTQLHWQQFWVIEFAGKIIACGQLRQFSEAQELGSLVVAPIWRGQGLATLLTQHLITQATQPLYLECLGERLKQFYRHFGFVQITFEELPRSLQQKFRLSHLAQKLMRVPVVFMQYQGEEVTNLNAEARLK, from the coding sequence ATGAAACAGAAAGACTTATCATCACCGCCTGGATGTACATTTCGTAAGGCAACATCTGGGGATAAAGCTTCAATTCGATGGTTAGTGTTTTCAGCCATACTTGATCCCACTCAATTACATTGGCAGCAATTTTGGGTAATTGAATTTGCGGGTAAGATTATAGCTTGCGGACAATTACGCCAATTCTCAGAAGCGCAAGAACTGGGTAGTTTGGTCGTTGCACCAATCTGGAGAGGTCAAGGTTTAGCTACTTTACTGACACAACATCTGATCACTCAAGCTACGCAACCTCTGTATCTCGAATGTCTTGGAGAACGTCTAAAACAATTTTACAGGCACTTTGGCTTTGTTCAAATAACCTTTGAAGAATTGCCGCGATCGCTCCAGCAAAAATTTAGGTTGTCTCATCTCGCTCAAAAGCTGATGAGAGTTCCCGTAGTGTTTATGCAATATCAAGGTGAGGAGGTAACAAACTTAAACGCAGAGGCAAGACTTAAATAA
- the psbA gene encoding photosystem II q(b) protein, producing MTTTLQQRKSANVWEQFCEWITSTDNRIYIGWFGVLMIPTLLAATTCFIIAFIAAPPVDIDGIREPVAGSLIYGNNIISGAVVPSSNAIGLHFYPIWEAASLDEWLYNGGPYQLVIFHFLIGCACYLGRQWELSYRLGMRPWICVAYSAPLASATAVFLIYPIGQGSFSDGMPLGISGTFNFMIVFQAEHNILMHPFHMLGVAGVFGGSLFSAMHGSLVTSSLVRETTETESQNYGYKFGQEEETYNIVAAHGYFGRLIFQYASFNNSRSLHFFLAAWPVVGIWFTALGISTMAFNLNGFNFNQSVIDSQGRVINTWADIINRANLGMEVMHERNAHNFPLDLAAGEVAPVALTAPAING from the coding sequence ATGACCACAACCTTACAACAGCGCAAAAGCGCCAATGTATGGGAGCAGTTCTGCGAGTGGATCACCAGCACCGACAACCGGATTTACATCGGTTGGTTCGGCGTGTTAATGATCCCCACCCTGCTAGCTGCAACCACCTGCTTCATCATCGCCTTCATCGCTGCACCTCCAGTAGACATCGATGGTATCCGCGAACCCGTTGCAGGTTCCTTAATCTACGGAAACAACATCATCTCTGGTGCAGTTGTTCCTTCTTCTAACGCTATCGGTTTGCACTTCTACCCCATCTGGGAAGCAGCTTCCTTAGATGAGTGGTTGTACAACGGTGGTCCTTACCAATTGGTAATTTTCCACTTCTTGATCGGTTGCGCTTGCTACCTAGGTCGTCAGTGGGAATTGTCCTACCGCTTAGGTATGCGTCCTTGGATCTGCGTAGCATACTCTGCACCTTTGGCATCTGCTACAGCAGTATTCTTGATCTACCCCATCGGTCAAGGTTCCTTCTCTGACGGTATGCCCTTGGGTATCTCCGGCACCTTCAACTTCATGATCGTGTTCCAAGCAGAACACAACATCCTGATGCACCCCTTCCACATGTTAGGTGTGGCTGGTGTATTCGGCGGTAGCTTGTTCTCTGCAATGCACGGTTCCTTGGTAACTTCCTCCTTGGTGCGTGAAACCACCGAAACCGAATCTCAAAACTACGGTTACAAATTCGGTCAAGAAGAAGAAACCTACAACATCGTTGCAGCCCACGGCTACTTCGGTCGTTTGATCTTCCAATACGCATCTTTCAACAACAGCCGTTCCTTGCACTTCTTCTTGGCTGCATGGCCAGTAGTAGGCATCTGGTTCACCGCATTGGGCATCAGCACAATGGCGTTCAACTTGAACGGTTTCAACTTCAACCAATCCGTGATTGACTCCCAAGGTCGCGTTATCAACACCTGGGCTGATATCATCAACCGCGCTAACTTGGGTATGGAAGTAATGCACGAGCGTAACGCTCACAACTTCCCCTTAGACTTGGCTGCTGGTGAAGTTGCTCCTGTTGCTTTAACTGCACCTGCAATCAACGGCTAA
- a CDS encoding NAD-dependent epimerase/dehydratase family protein, whose translation MTKIIVTGAAGFIGSNLVEALLQQGKEVIGIDEFNDYYDPTLKHKNIAHLQSSPNFTLIEGDIQFLDWSKLLQDVDVVYHQAAQAGVRASWGKGFRAYTERNINATQVMLEAAKDAKQLTRFVFASTSSVYGDAETLPTHEGIPPQPVSPYGITKLAAERLCGLYYKNFGVPFVALRYFTVYGPRQRPDMAFHKFFKAVLQDEAIPIYGDGQQTRDFTFVSDAVVANLAAGTVPEAVGEIFNIGGGSRVVLAEVLNTMEEIVGKPIKRNHIEKAMGDARHTAADVAKARRILGYQPQVSLREGLIQEWQWIKALYC comes from the coding sequence ATGACTAAAATAATCGTAACTGGAGCAGCCGGATTTATTGGATCTAACCTTGTGGAAGCACTCCTGCAACAAGGCAAAGAAGTAATTGGTATTGATGAATTTAACGATTACTACGATCCGACGTTAAAACACAAGAATATTGCACATTTACAATCTTCACCTAACTTTACCTTAATTGAAGGCGATATTCAGTTTTTAGATTGGTCAAAACTTTTACAAGATGTAGATGTTGTTTATCATCAGGCAGCACAGGCAGGAGTGAGAGCCAGTTGGGGTAAAGGTTTTCGTGCTTACACTGAACGCAATATCAATGCTACCCAAGTGATGTTAGAAGCCGCCAAGGATGCGAAACAATTAACCAGATTCGTATTTGCATCTACATCTAGTGTATATGGTGATGCCGAAACATTACCTACCCATGAAGGAATTCCACCGCAACCAGTATCACCATACGGCATTACTAAGCTAGCTGCCGAGCGTTTGTGTGGACTCTATTATAAAAACTTTGGTGTGCCTTTTGTGGCTCTACGTTATTTCACAGTTTACGGCCCCAGACAGCGCCCTGATATGGCTTTTCATAAGTTTTTCAAAGCTGTTTTGCAGGATGAAGCGATTCCCATTTATGGTGATGGACAACAAACGCGAGACTTTACGTTTGTGAGTGATGCTGTAGTTGCCAATTTAGCTGCTGGTACTGTACCGGAAGCGGTGGGGGAAATTTTTAATATTGGTGGTGGTAGTAGAGTAGTTTTGGCAGAGGTTCTTAACACAATGGAAGAGATTGTGGGCAAACCCATCAAGAGAAACCATATAGAAAAAGCAATGGGAGATGCTAGACACACAGCTGCTGATGTTGCTAAGGCGCGGCGAATTTTAGGATATCAGCCGCAAGTTTCTTTGCGAGAGGGTTTAATTCAGGAATGGCAATGGATTAAAGCTTTGTATTGTTGA
- a CDS encoding YifB family Mg chelatase-like AAA ATPase, with product MLARVWSASIVGIDAVKVGVEVDVSGGLPGIVVLGLPDSAVQESKERVKATLKNAGFAFPMRKIVINLTPADLRKEGPCFDLPISVGILAASEQVSPDLLGDYIFLGEVSLDGSLRPVAGVLPIAATAEKMGIAGLVVPADNAQEAAVVQGLAVYGCKNVSDVVDLLNNPGKYQPVKLSESQEFLPASYPGADLKDVKGQAHARRALEIAAAGGHNLIFVGPPGSGKTMLARRLPGILPPLGFAEALEVTRIHSVAGLLKNRGSLVRDRPFRSPHHSASGPSLVGGGSFPRPGEISLSHRGVLFLDELTEFKRDVLEFLRQPLEDGYVTISRTRQSVTFPAQFTLVASTNPCPCGYYGDTIQQCSCSPRQREQYWAKLSGPLMDRIDLQVAVNRLKPEEITQQPLGEASLSIRERVQQARDRATIRFQGESNLRCNAQMQSRHLQIWCKLDDASRTLLETAIKKLGLSARASDRILKVARTIADLAGDEELQAHHVAEAIHYRTIDRMQ from the coding sequence ATGCTTGCAAGAGTCTGGAGTGCGTCAATTGTCGGCATCGATGCTGTCAAAGTCGGCGTAGAGGTAGATGTGTCAGGAGGTTTACCAGGAATTGTGGTTTTAGGGCTGCCAGACAGTGCTGTGCAAGAATCCAAGGAGAGAGTTAAAGCCACGCTGAAAAATGCAGGTTTCGCGTTTCCCATGCGAAAAATCGTGATTAACCTGACTCCAGCAGATTTACGCAAGGAAGGCCCATGTTTTGATTTGCCTATTAGTGTAGGGATTTTAGCTGCTTCTGAGCAAGTTAGCCCTGATTTGTTGGGAGATTATATTTTCTTAGGAGAAGTCTCCCTAGATGGCAGTTTGCGCCCGGTGGCTGGTGTTTTACCCATTGCTGCTACTGCGGAGAAAATGGGAATTGCAGGTTTAGTTGTGCCTGCTGATAACGCTCAAGAGGCGGCAGTAGTACAAGGGTTGGCTGTATATGGCTGCAAAAATGTGTCTGATGTGGTTGATTTACTCAATAATCCAGGGAAGTACCAACCTGTGAAGTTAAGTGAATCACAGGAGTTTTTGCCAGCATCTTATCCTGGTGCAGATTTAAAAGATGTCAAAGGACAGGCTCATGCCCGTCGTGCTTTAGAAATTGCGGCGGCTGGTGGACATAACTTAATTTTTGTCGGGCCTCCTGGTAGCGGAAAAACCATGTTAGCAAGGCGTTTACCTGGGATACTACCACCTCTGGGCTTCGCTGAGGCACTGGAAGTCACTCGCATTCACTCAGTCGCTGGGTTACTGAAAAACCGTGGTTCTTTAGTACGCGATCGCCCTTTCCGCAGTCCCCATCACTCAGCATCGGGGCCATCTTTGGTGGGTGGTGGTAGTTTTCCTCGTCCTGGGGAAATTTCTCTGTCTCATCGCGGTGTACTGTTCCTGGACGAGTTAACTGAGTTTAAACGAGATGTGTTGGAATTTCTGCGTCAGCCTTTAGAAGACGGTTATGTGACTATTTCCCGCACTAGACAATCAGTGACATTTCCGGCACAGTTTACTTTAGTTGCTAGCACCAACCCCTGTCCTTGTGGTTACTACGGCGATACGATTCAACAATGTAGCTGTTCCCCAAGGCAACGAGAACAATATTGGGCCAAGCTTTCTGGCCCGTTAATGGATCGGATTGATTTGCAAGTAGCAGTAAATCGCTTGAAACCAGAAGAAATTACCCAACAACCTTTAGGAGAAGCATCACTCTCAATTAGGGAAAGGGTACAACAAGCACGCGATCGCGCCACTATCCGGTTTCAAGGAGAGTCAAATCTGCGTTGCAACGCCCAAATGCAAAGTCGGCATTTGCAGATATGGTGTAAATTAGATGATGCTAGCCGCACTTTATTAGAAACAGCGATTAAAAAATTAGGTTTATCTGCTAGAGCCAGCGATCGCATTCTCAAAGTAGCCCGTACCATTGCCGATTTAGCAGGTGATGAGGAACTACAAGCTCATCATGTGGCGGAAGCAATTCATTATCGCACGATAGATAGAATGCAGTAG
- the purD gene encoding phosphoribosylamine--glycine ligase, whose amino-acid sequence MKVLVVGNGGREHALAWKMLRSPQVEEVVCVPGNGGTANMARCKNLPLAVDDFDLISQYALENGISLVVVGPEVPLAKGITDYLQDKGLMVFGPTRAGAQIEASKAWAKALMQEAGIPTAKAAVFTEATAAKSYVKAQGAPIVVKADGLAAGKGVTVATTVAEAETAIDAIFQGQFGSAGKFVVIEECLVGQEVSVLALTDGITIRPLLPAQDHKRIGEGDTGENTGGMGAYAPAPIATPAIMARVQTEVLERAIAALKSKGIDYCGVLYAGLMISPDGDLKVLEFNCRFGDPETQVILPLLATPLEELILACIQQRLGELPPIAWHEAAAATVVAASGGYPGDYEKGKVITGIEEAEAAGVTVFHAGTKLNQQQQIVTDGGRVLNITAIGDNFDQALATAYKGLQSIQFSGMYYRRDIGYRVKSH is encoded by the coding sequence GTGAAAGTTTTAGTTGTAGGTAATGGAGGGCGCGAACACGCTCTAGCATGGAAAATGTTGCGATCGCCGCAAGTTGAAGAGGTTGTCTGTGTACCAGGTAATGGTGGGACAGCCAACATGGCACGTTGCAAAAATTTACCTTTGGCAGTGGATGATTTTGATCTTATCAGCCAATACGCCTTAGAAAATGGCATTTCTCTGGTGGTAGTAGGGCCAGAAGTCCCCCTAGCTAAAGGAATTACCGACTATCTGCAAGATAAAGGTTTGATGGTATTTGGCCCCACCAGAGCCGGGGCGCAGATTGAAGCAAGTAAGGCTTGGGCAAAAGCCCTGATGCAAGAAGCCGGAATTCCCACAGCCAAAGCTGCGGTATTTACGGAGGCAACGGCAGCTAAATCCTATGTCAAAGCTCAGGGAGCGCCGATTGTTGTGAAAGCAGACGGACTGGCTGCTGGTAAGGGTGTAACTGTTGCTACCACAGTTGCAGAGGCAGAAACAGCCATTGATGCCATATTTCAAGGACAGTTTGGCAGTGCTGGGAAATTTGTAGTTATTGAAGAATGTTTAGTAGGGCAAGAGGTTTCGGTTTTAGCCTTAACTGATGGCATCACAATTCGCCCCTTATTACCAGCACAAGACCATAAGCGGATAGGGGAAGGGGATACAGGCGAAAATACTGGAGGGATGGGAGCTTACGCCCCAGCACCCATCGCTACACCGGCAATCATGGCACGGGTACAAACGGAGGTGTTAGAAAGAGCGATCGCTGCCTTAAAATCTAAAGGCATTGACTATTGTGGTGTACTCTACGCTGGCTTGATGATTTCACCCGATGGCGACTTGAAGGTTTTAGAATTTAACTGTCGTTTTGGCGATCCTGAAACCCAAGTCATTCTCCCACTATTGGCAACACCTCTAGAAGAATTGATTTTGGCTTGTATTCAGCAGCGTTTAGGTGAGTTACCGCCCATAGCTTGGCATGAGGCAGCAGCTGCAACAGTAGTAGCAGCATCCGGTGGTTATCCAGGGGATTATGAAAAAGGCAAAGTTATTACAGGCATAGAAGAGGCAGAGGCCGCAGGCGTAACTGTATTTCATGCCGGCACAAAATTAAACCAGCAACAACAAATAGTCACAGATGGCGGACGAGTTTTAAATATCACTGCCATTGGCGACAACTTTGACCAAGCCCTAGCCACAGCCTACAAAGGCTTGCAATCAATTCAATTCTCCGGGATGTATTACCGTAGAGATATCGGGTATAGAGTTAAGAGTCACTAG